The following are from one region of the Sandaracinus amylolyticus genome:
- a CDS encoding MerR family transcriptional regulator — protein sequence MTTRFELPPGKNVRRLPIAADGPSSPGSSVCTDVEPLRVGELAKRTGKTVRALHLYEEIGLLEPARRTDAGYRLYSSDSVTRVEWITRLQDAGLSLPEIRDLLASWGSSGSAPGAMKKVTEVFEQKLDETRAQIARLRELERELVRSLDYLATCDSCEPQRVVHECPSCDRHDCDTHPPVLVAGFHPTASDGAE from the coding sequence GTGACCACCCGATTCGAGCTACCGCCCGGCAAGAACGTGCGCCGCCTGCCCATCGCGGCGGACGGCCCGTCGTCGCCCGGCTCGAGCGTGTGCACGGACGTCGAGCCGCTCCGTGTCGGCGAGCTCGCGAAGCGCACCGGCAAGACCGTGCGCGCGCTGCACCTCTACGAAGAGATCGGCCTGCTCGAGCCCGCGCGCCGCACCGACGCCGGTTATCGCCTCTACTCGTCGGACTCGGTCACGCGCGTCGAATGGATCACGCGCCTCCAGGACGCCGGTCTCTCGCTCCCCGAGATCCGCGATCTCCTCGCGAGCTGGGGCTCGAGCGGCTCCGCGCCCGGCGCGATGAAGAAGGTCACCGAGGTCTTCGAGCAGAAGCTCGACGAGACCCGCGCGCAGATCGCGCGCCTGCGCGAGCTCGAGCGCGAGCTCGTGCGCAGCCTCGACTACCTCGCGACGTGCGACTCGTGCGAGCCGCAGCGCGTCGTGCACGAGTGTCCGAGCTGCGATCGCCACGACTGCGACACGCACCCGCCGGTGCTGGTCGCCGGCTTCCATCCGACCGCCTCCGACGGCGCGGAGTGA